The Patescibacteria group bacterium DNA segment TGGGATTAATCATCCCGATATTGTTTTCGTAAATTTTAGTTATTTCGGATAAATTCTTATCAGCAGCAGCCCCTTCCGCATGGATTGGATTAGGATTCGGATTGGATTGGATTGGATTACGGGGACATTTGCTATCATTTGCTATCATTTGCTTGCAAGTGTTATCAGGTGAGCTTATGTTGCCATCAGGTGCTGGGAATTTGCTACGCTTTGCACGTATCTGCTGGTGTTTCTCCCATGTAGCAAGTGCAAGGTATGCCTTATTGTCGACCTGGTAATGAATAATTAAATTAGCTTCAATAAGTTCAATCAGCCAGGCCTTTATATCATCATCAGTAATCCGGTCAATCCGCAAAGGATAGCACCGAGAGCGTAATATCTTGGGACCGGCTTCCATTCTGCCGTAGTCATCACAGTTGACCATTATGCGGTAGAACAATGTCTCGGCCTCTGCGCTAAGATTGTCAATGTTTTCACTGGTACAAATGCTCTCTTTAATAATCCGGTTTGGCATACATTCACTTCCTACAACATTCTCTTCTGGGTAGCTCCGGCCAGCTGCCGGTGGAAAGCTCTCTTAAAATCCCTGCGTCTTAAAGCATCGTGGATTAACCTGCTCTTCAGTGAGTCCTGGTATTCCTGCGCTTCAAGCAAAGTCTCACATAAAAAGTAGCCCTGTTGGCCCTTGACTGATGCGGCAATCGGCCAGCCACCGGCAATAAGTTCCCGGATGATTTCACGGATAACCCTGTCGTCCCGATGCCCGATAGAAGAAGCGATAGCGGCGCCGGTAATCGCGTTCTGCTTACCGCGGTGACCCAGGATAATATCCTTGACTCTTTCGTAATCCGATATCACTTCTTCTTCAATTCGCCTTTAATAGTGTGTTCAGACAGACATTCATAGCACATCAATTTGTGACAGCCCCAGCATGACCGCAGTCTCGTAATCCGGCCACAAGCGCAGCGTCCCAGCACGTGAGGTACATATACCCCCCCTGAGCGAATAGCGGATGAGCGCAAGTAGCCAGATCAATCACTTCTTTTCCTCGTTGGGGTTTTCGTGACAAATACTGCACACCCAGGCCGGCGCGCCGTAAGCAGTCCTGAGCCAGAACTCGGTCGAGCCACAAGCCCAGCAGGGCTTGACCGGCCTGGGTGGTACCGGAGTATCGGGCATTAACTCTTGACCTCTGGAAATTGCTGACGTAACTGCCTACTGAAATCAACGCCTCGAATTAAATATTCCAGATTATTCTTCAAGAAGACGGGTATCTTGCCATCATCGCAGGCCTCGACAATCCTTTGTATCCATTCAAGTTTCGGCGTTGTCTCTGGTTTATCCGGCGTTTGCTGGCCGATGATTACCCAATTGATACCAGCATTTTCAAGAGCCAACCTGAAATAAGCAGTTTCCATTTGACCGACCACATCACCGAGCAAAGGTTCAAACGAATAGAATTTAACCTTAGCCTGCACCTTTGAGAGATGTCTTTGAGCATCTATCCACATCTGACGATTAGTGCAGCTCACTCCCACCCAGCAGTTATCATCGAAGGCAATTGGCAGGTTCTGGGGTTGTTTTGTGAGAAAGATGAAGGTTAAGTCAGGGTATAACTCGCAAACATGGAACATATTGGAGCGCATTAATGGTGTTACCCATTCTCCAAATAATTCCATTGTTGAGCCGACAAATATTTTACTGCCAGCTTTGCAGGAATCCAGCATATCGTAGACACTCACATCCTCCCGGATAGCAGGATTCCAATGGAAACGGTCGTACATCCTTCTGGCATAGCAGTAGGAACAGGCCATCGGGCATTTGCCTTTAATTGGATTCATGGTGTGAGTACACCACTCTATTTTTGTTTTACCCATTAGGCAGTCACCCTCTGGCTGCTCATAATCTGGGCGTAGCATTCCAGCCACTTCATTTTCATGTCGGAGTACCAGTTATCGTTCCACTCCGGGAACTTCGGCATCTCTGCCTTCAGGACAACAAATTGAATGCCGTCAATCACGACTGGCTTAACCGGCGGTATTACATCCTGTGGGGTAATGGGCTTTTCCTGTTTTACCGGTTTATCGGTAACCGGTAATTCAAGTTTTCCCTTTCCAGTAGATACAACAGGTTTGATAGTCGGCACTACACCCCAGCGCTTCCGCATAAGCCAAAAGCCAGAGCCGGAGAATCCCCATTTCAACACTGTTTGGTGTAATCCCAGAGTGTTCAAATCGCTGATGATAGTTTGTTTGTTGGCCTCGTAATATTTGGCGAGGTTGTGTGTTCCCTCCGGTTTCGGTGGTATCTGATTGGTTACAGTCTCCATTTTTCTTCTGCGTTCCTCCTTCTTTCTGGATAAAAGTATCTTCTGGATTTCTCCGATAGCTACCTGCTTGCCGCATTGCAGACAGGAATAAATAGGCTTCCGGAATTCGTCCTCTGCCGGAAACAAATCACCGTGACATTTCGGGCAAGCATGGTTAAAGGTCATCTCTTGACACGTCCAGTGGTCATAAAGTTACTCATTCGTATTTGCAACCTCTTGACAAGTTGTTCCTTCTAACACGCTTCTAATCAGCTTCTTACCGTTCTCCCCTGGCATATCTTTTATCTGTTTGAGTATCTTGTCAGGGTCAGAAGAAGTAACCACCCCAGCATCAAATAAGAGGGTAATTATCCCTTCCTTAATACAATCGGACTGTGTGCTTTTACCCAGATAAGTGAGTCTGTAATAAGGTTCATTCCCATAGGGGACTCTAATTTCTAACTTATCAAGGTTGATAGCTTCCGGCTTCTTAAATTCCAGAAAGGATAAGTCTAGATTGACGGGCTTTATTGCTGTTAGCCATAATAACTTCATCGTTTTATCCACCAGTTAAATAATTCTTCACCTGTCTTTTGGGTTATTGGCGTACCACGTTCTATGCGTTTCTGGATGTAGTTATCACAAGCAAGTTGCCATAGACGGACTATTTTGGGAAACTTTGAAACAGACAGTTTTATTTCATCCTTACCAGCGTAGGGACACAAGACACAACCGATGCGGGTGAAGCCCTCGGAGTAAAGCTGACAAACTTCCAGTTTACGTTCATAGATGTACTGCCATACATCGGAATCCTGCCACTTGTGAATCGGTAAAAGCCAATATCCACCACCGTTACCGTGTTGTTCCTGAAAACATTTATAACCTTTACGCTTATCAGATTCAGCACCACGCATACCTAGTATTTTTGTTCTGCCTTCGCCACCACATTCTTTAATAATCCGACAACACCAGCGAGCATTACGCATGGGTAGCCCGTTTCTCATTACATGGACATTCCAGAAGTTCTTAGCGTGGTTCTCCCAAATCACTTCGGGATAATTCGCTTTGATAAAGTCTCTTATCTGTGGTGGGTCTATCGGTGATACATTGTAGTAAGCCTGAAACTTAACCCCTGACCGATTAGTCAGGTCATAGATAACAACACTATCCTTACCACCACTAAAGCCCAAATAATAGCCCTCTGGTGGCTCATAAGCCTGTATTAGCTCTATGGCTAATTGGTCTATGGTTTTATTTTCAAAGGTTAATTGCATTAGCCAGTTCCTTTATTGCTGTTAGATAATGTAGATTCATTTAGATAACTCCATAACTTGTTGTTTATTACGTTCAATTATCAGGTCGCAGTATTCCGTTGATAGCTCATAACCAACAGACCGTCTTGATAACTTAGAAGCTACAAATAGAGTAGTGCCACTTCCAGCAAACGGGTCCAGAACTAAGTCGCACTCTTTACTGGCTGCCTTAATACATATCTCAGGTAACTTCTCAGGGAAAGTAGCAAAGTGTGCTTCACGGTATGGCTGAGTAGGAAAATCCCATACAGAACGGAGATTACGACCATTTGGATTAGCTGAGAAGAATGATTGGTTAATACTATTATCTGTCTCGTTCAATTCTGTGTATCTACCACCGTTTATCACTCTGGTTCCAAAACGGATATCATTAAGTGTTGTTTGTTGGATAGGTTCTCTAACCGCTTCCATATCCCAATAGTATCTGGCTGATTTAGTGAGCATCAGAATATACTCATGCGCTTCTGTTGGCCTGTCCTTGACCGATTCCGGCATCGGATTCGGTTTATTCCAGATAATTACAGACCTGACCCACCAGCCATCTTCCTGCGCGGCGATTGCTACTCTAAATGGGATAAGGCAAAGGTCTTTGGGTTTTAGAACACTACTATTCCAGACGGGTTTTTGCCGTTCCCTACTTCCGGTATGGTTTTTATTAGTTGTTTTAGTATCCCCATATCCTTGCCCTGAACCAAAGTAAGTGTCCCCTACGTTCCAAAACACCACACCGTCTTTTCTCAGTACCCGTCTAATCTCTCTTAGTATTTCAATGGTATGCTGGACATATAACTCAGGTGTTGGCTCTAATCCGTAAGCACCACGCCAAGCATTACAGACTTGACAGTATTGGCCTTGTGAATTAGCTTCTTTAGTAATATCAGCCGTTTGCGTTCCAACTAAAGTTGACTTGTCTCCGGCATATCCTTTTTTGTGAATTATTTCAGCTCCCCACTCATGCTCATGGTGATTAGTGCTGCCCCAAATTAATTCCTGATTACCGGAGTATTTTCTTAATCCCCAATAAGGCGGCGAAGTTACGCACATCTGTATTGACCCATCCGGCAGCTCCGACATATCTGTACAGGACTTGTTGTAGACTGTGCGTAAGTTATCATGGTAGTAAGGTTTCATTCCTAATCCTCATCAGTACCTTAATTTGGCAGACGGCCAAAAGGCCGTTTCGGATTTACTTCTCGGTATCAGGAATATTCAGTGCCAGCTGCGGGCTATCGAAGAAGGCATTGACCGGATGCTCATTAGCCACTGCCAATAGAAGTCCGTCAAATTTACCCGGCTCACAGTTCACTTCAAAGGTAACTGTGGTGACCACATGAGCGCCGATAACTTCTCCCTCTTCGTCCTTATCCTCCACCACCTTTGCTTTGACCTGCAGCTTCTGAATTCCCCGTGCTTCTGTCTTGAGTTCCATTCGTATCCTCCTTTAGTACTTTTGGCGAATTAGATTGTGTTAATAAAGGGGAGTGGTTAGCTCCCCTCAGTGAAACCTATCCTTTAGGCCACAGGGTATCTTTAGCTTCTTCGACCTTGACATCGGACTCTGTTTCCTGTGCCTTTGATTTGCTTCTAGGTGCCCTGATTTCTGCACCATTACACCAGTCCCCATTGTCCAGTTTATGCGACCACCACTTCC contains these protein-coding regions:
- a CDS encoding DUF5131 family protein; this translates as MGKTKIEWCTHTMNPIKGKCPMACSYCYARRMYDRFHWNPAIREDVSVYDMLDSCKAGSKIFVGSTMELFGEWVTPLMRSNMFHVCELYPDLTFIFLTKQPQNLPIAFDDNCWVGVSCTNRQMWIDAQRHLSKVQAKVKFYSFEPLLGDVVGQMETAYFRLALENAGINWVIIGQQTPDKPETTPKLEWIQRIVEACDDGKIPVFLKNNLEYLIRGVDFSRQLRQQFPEVKS
- a CDS encoding DnaD domain protein, with product MPNRIIKESICTSENIDNLSAEAETLFYRIMVNCDDYGRMEAGPKILRSRCYPLRIDRITDDDIKAWLIELIEANLIIHYQVDNKAYLALATWEKHQQIRAKRSKFPAPDGNISSPDNTCKQMIANDSKCPRNPIQSNPNPNPIHAEGAAADKNLSEITKIYENNIGMINPMTAEALKTLSSEYSAEWFGAAAQEACDHNARRLSYIKSILERWKVEGFKSKREFLHPIKKRPGQLPTEAELEAQARKEGLL
- a CDS encoding site-specific DNA-methyltransferase; its protein translation is MKPYYHDNLRTVYNKSCTDMSELPDGSIQMCVTSPPYWGLRKYSGNQELIWGSTNHHEHEWGAEIIHKKGYAGDKSTLVGTQTADITKEANSQGQYCQVCNAWRGAYGLEPTPELYVQHTIEILREIRRVLRKDGVVFWNVGDTYFGSGQGYGDTKTTNKNHTGSRERQKPVWNSSVLKPKDLCLIPFRVAIAAQEDGWWVRSVIIWNKPNPMPESVKDRPTEAHEYILMLTKSARYYWDMEAVREPIQQTTLNDIRFGTRVINGGRYTELNETDNSINQSFFSANPNGRNLRSVWDFPTQPYREAHFATFPEKLPEICIKAASKECDLVLDPFAGSGTTLFVASKLSRRSVGYELSTEYCDLIIERNKQQVMELSK
- a CDS encoding phosphoadenosine phosphosulfate reductase family protein, whose translation is MQLTFENKTIDQLAIELIQAYEPPEGYYLGFSGGKDSVVIYDLTNRSGVKFQAYYNVSPIDPPQIRDFIKANYPEVIWENHAKNFWNVHVMRNGLPMRNARWCCRIIKECGGEGRTKILGMRGAESDKRKGYKCFQEQHGNGGGYWLLPIHKWQDSDVWQYIYERKLEVCQLYSEGFTRIGCVLCPYAGKDEIKLSVSKFPKIVRLWQLACDNYIQKRIERGTPITQKTGEELFNWWIKR